A genomic segment from Saprospiraceae bacterium encodes:
- a CDS encoding DUF1573 domain-containing protein produces the protein MLKQLKVGILAIMVLGFLASCQNANQGVREAARENVSSAVQPATSTAQGADAVPAVPAGPTTVMTFAETTFDFGTVEDGEKVAHTYTFKNTGNEPLILSDAKGSCGCTVPQWPREPIAPGAEGVVTVEFNSKGKKGKRNQKVTITANTNPPQTFIYLTGEVLGGEGTTPNIQVTQ, from the coding sequence ATGTTAAAGCAACTTAAAGTTGGTATCTTAGCTATTATGGTACTAGGTTTTTTGGCTAGCTGCCAAAATGCAAATCAAGGTGTTCGTGAAGCTGCTCGTGAAAACGTATCTAGCGCAGTTCAGCCAGCTACTTCTACTGCTCAAGGTGCAGATGCGGTTCCTGCGGTTCCTGCTGGTCCTACCACTGTAATGACCTTCGCAGAAACTACTTTTGATTTTGGAACGGTTGAAGATGGTGAGAAAGTAGCTCATACTTATACCTTTAAAAATACAGGAAATGAGCCTTTAATCCTAAGTGATGCAAAAGGAAGCTGCGGTTGTACTGTTCCTCAGTGGCCAAGAGAGCCCATTGCTCCTGGTGCAGAGGGCGTTGTTACCGTTGAATTCAATTCTAAAGGTAAAAAAGGCAAGCGTAACCAGAAAGTTACCATTACGGCAAATACCAATCCTCCTCAAACATTCATCTACTTGACAGGTGAGGTATTGGGTGGAGAAGGTACTACACCAAATATCCAAGTTACCCAATAG
- a CDS encoding UbiA-like polyprenyltransferase codes for MKHYLSLITFSHTIFALPFALLGFFLASLKVGEGLNPFLFVLVLAAMVFARSAAMAFNRYLDRDIDEKNPRTVQREIPAGIIEARSALLFVIINALLFMGTTWLINPLCFWLSPVALLVILGYSYTKRFTFLCHFVLGLGLSLAPIGAYLAAGGGFDTIPILYSFVVLCWVSGFDIIYALQDEEFDKSLHLHSIPVALGKKRALALSNILHLICACLIILAAFLLQNTYPAFLWLHWLAALLFIILLIYQHTIVKPNDLSKVNRAFFTANGIASLLFGGLVILDIYL; via the coding sequence ATGAAGCATTATTTGTCTCTTATTACTTTTAGTCATACCATTTTTGCCTTGCCATTTGCTTTATTGGGCTTCTTTTTGGCATCGCTTAAGGTAGGGGAGGGGCTAAATCCTTTCTTGTTTGTCCTGGTATTGGCGGCCATGGTGTTTGCGCGTAGTGCAGCGATGGCCTTTAATCGTTATTTGGACCGAGATATTGACGAGAAAAACCCAAGAACTGTTCAGCGCGAAATCCCAGCTGGAATTATCGAGGCTCGTTCGGCTTTGCTTTTTGTTATCATTAATGCCTTATTGTTTATGGGCACGACTTGGCTGATTAATCCCCTATGTTTTTGGCTTTCTCCGGTTGCCTTATTGGTTATTTTGGGATATAGTTACACCAAACGGTTCACTTTTTTATGTCATTTCGTACTGGGCTTGGGTTTGTCCCTGGCACCTATTGGCGCCTATCTGGCCGCTGGTGGCGGATTTGATACCATCCCTATCTTGTATTCCTTTGTGGTCTTGTGTTGGGTGTCTGGGTTTGATATTATTTATGCCTTACAAGACGAAGAATTTGACAAATCGCTACACCTACATTCCATACCCGTTGCCTTGGGAAAAAAACGAGCATTGGCCCTATCAAATATCCTGCACCTGATTTGTGCCTGCCTCATCATTTTGGCAGCATTTTTGCTGCAAAATACTTATCCTGCATTTTTATGGCTTCATTGGTTGGCAGCCTTATTGTTTATCATATTGCTCATTTATCAGCATACCATTGTTAAGCCAAATGATTTAAGCAAGGTCAATCGGGCTTTTTTTACTGCAAATGGCATTGCTAGTCTCCTTTTCGGAGGCTTAGTCATTTTAGATATTTATCTTTAG
- a CDS encoding N-acetylmuramoyl-L-alanine amidase, whose translation MKTDFCVFLDAGHGALDKAGKYVTAPSKQYKHSKGIFHGDGWFYEGVFNREITNRVAAKLNNLGISNIIVSHEYVDMSLQYRVDLANWYQKNYKKGLFISNHANASGSGAARGFEVYSTKGKTKSDDVATLHFNNVQDLLGDRIKYRTDNSDGDPDRESNFYVIKNTSMPAILVEHLFFDNFDDATLLLDDEIVERFAEAQVRTVIQASEII comes from the coding sequence ATGAAAACAGACTTTTGTGTTTTTTTAGATGCAGGCCATGGCGCCTTGGATAAAGCTGGGAAATATGTTACTGCACCCAGTAAACAATATAAACATAGTAAGGGAATATTTCACGGAGACGGTTGGTTTTACGAGGGGGTCTTTAATCGGGAAATAACCAATCGGGTGGCTGCAAAATTAAATAATTTAGGTATCAGCAATATCATTGTCAGTCATGAATATGTTGATATGTCCTTGCAATACCGGGTTGATTTGGCCAATTGGTATCAAAAGAATTACAAAAAGGGATTGTTTATATCTAACCATGCCAATGCATCAGGTTCTGGTGCGGCGAGGGGTTTCGAGGTGTATTCCACCAAGGGTAAAACCAAATCGGATGATGTGGCTACCCTGCATTTTAATAATGTGCAGGACTTGCTTGGAGACCGAATTAAATACCGAACAGATAATAGTGATGGCGACCCAGATAGAGAATCCAACTTTTATGTTATCAAGAATACTTCCATGCCTGCCATCTTGGTAGAACATTTGTTTTTCGATAATTTTGATGATGCCACTTTATTGCTGGATGATGAGATTGTTGAACGATTTGCAGAGGCCCAAGTGAGAACCGTCATACAAGCCTCCGAAATTATTTAG
- a CDS encoding helix-hairpin-helix domain-containing protein, with the protein MTNKDIARTFQFLGNIMELHGENPFKIKSYQNAYITLRKLDQPLSEMSEEEIAAIKGVGKAIAGKIGELLDKGEMDTLERYKAQTPNGIQEMLEIKGFGPKKIKAIWKELEIESIGELLYAVNENRLIELNGFGKKTQDDLKQKLEYFQKSRHKFHYAALEGPALQLLAQLKALLPGISISWTGALRRRANEVSHIEILIAKETLADVDWSTILTQVVQKEHHLTGLSADDHPVILHGCAPAEFGSKLFRFTASENFLSAFVKEFEGLDFKGLATEEAVFDKVQLPFIAPELREQAWALDLALQKQLPVLIEVADIKGVLHNHSTYSDGLHSLRDMAIYVRDQGYEYFGISDHSKSAFYANGLQVERVYAQMEEIDQINQELAPFKVFKSIESDILNDGSLDYEEDVLRAFDFVIASVHSNLRMDETKATQRLISAIENPYTRILGHPTGRLLLSRQGYPIDHKKVIDACAENGVAIELNANPYRLDLDWTWIPYALEKGVLISINPDAHSKEGIHDIQYGVWSARKGGLSAAECLNTKTREDFVKWLSAKH; encoded by the coding sequence ATGACCAATAAAGACATCGCCCGTACCTTTCAGTTTTTGGGGAATATAATGGAGCTCCACGGCGAAAATCCCTTTAAGATAAAGTCCTATCAAAACGCCTATATCACCCTGCGGAAATTGGATCAACCTTTGAGTGAAATGAGTGAGGAGGAAATAGCGGCTATCAAAGGCGTGGGGAAAGCCATTGCGGGAAAGATCGGAGAACTGCTGGATAAGGGCGAAATGGATACCCTGGAGCGCTACAAAGCCCAGACGCCTAATGGTATCCAGGAGATGCTAGAGATCAAAGGTTTTGGCCCCAAAAAAATCAAAGCCATCTGGAAGGAATTGGAGATAGAAAGTATTGGGGAACTCCTGTATGCGGTGAATGAAAACCGCTTGATAGAACTCAATGGGTTTGGTAAGAAAACGCAAGATGACCTGAAGCAAAAACTGGAATATTTTCAAAAATCGCGGCATAAGTTTCATTATGCTGCCCTTGAAGGACCAGCTTTGCAGTTGTTGGCCCAGCTAAAAGCCTTACTTCCTGGTATATCCATTAGTTGGACGGGCGCTTTGCGCAGAAGGGCTAATGAGGTAAGCCATATCGAAATACTGATCGCAAAGGAAACTTTAGCAGACGTAGATTGGTCCACTATCCTTACGCAGGTGGTGCAAAAAGAACACCATTTGACAGGGCTAAGTGCAGACGATCATCCGGTCATCCTACATGGCTGCGCACCAGCTGAATTTGGGTCAAAATTATTCCGCTTTACGGCTAGTGAAAACTTCCTGTCTGCTTTTGTAAAAGAATTTGAGGGGCTTGATTTTAAAGGATTGGCAACGGAAGAAGCCGTTTTTGACAAAGTACAGCTTCCTTTCATTGCACCCGAATTGCGGGAGCAAGCATGGGCCTTGGACCTGGCCCTGCAAAAGCAGCTTCCTGTTTTAATCGAGGTCGCTGACATTAAAGGCGTGCTACACAACCATAGCACCTATAGCGACGGATTGCATAGCCTGCGAGATATGGCAATCTATGTCAGGGATCAAGGTTACGAATACTTCGGTATATCGGATCATTCCAAATCTGCTTTTTATGCCAATGGATTGCAGGTAGAAAGGGTCTATGCCCAAATGGAAGAAATTGACCAGATCAACCAGGAACTAGCCCCATTTAAGGTTTTTAAAAGCATAGAGAGCGATATCCTGAATGATGGTTCCCTTGACTATGAAGAAGACGTACTGCGTGCCTTTGATTTCGTCATCGCTTCGGTTCATTCTAATTTGAGGATGGATGAAACCAAAGCCACACAGCGACTGATAAGTGCCATTGAAAACCCATATACTCGAATCCTAGGTCATCCCACAGGTCGATTGTTGCTGTCGAGACAAGGGTATCCCATTGACCACAAGAAAGTCATTGACGCCTGTGCCGAAAATGGTGTAGCTATTGAGCTAAATGCCAATCCATATCGCCTGGATTTGGATTGGACTTGGATACCTTATGCCTTGGAAAAAGGCGTATTGATTTCCATTAACCCTGATGCCCATAGCAAGGAAGGTATCCATGATATCCAATATGGGGTATGGTCGGCTCGGAAAGGAGGCTTAAGTGCAGCGGAGTGTTTGAACACCAAGACACGGGAGGATTTTGTTAAGTGGCTCTCAGCTAAGCATTAA
- a CDS encoding T9SS type A sorting domain-containing protein, which yields MNFSTLKKSTTLLFCCLFQLALSAQQPGLGDIAITGYNADADPNNAAITDDFSFVLLTATSSGSVISFTDQGWLASGGFRTGEGTLVLTFTSAHSCGSEFRLFEENGVWKATSLTGGGHPTLSETGDFSLSSSGDQIIVYATALAPTQGNDPNFITALQFAGPWQADATDNVESAQPAIFAANPGNDFVVDPHLDNGKYNCFINAGEPAALRATIYTLSNWGFDNSSANRFDLTTPCSFTCQGVCTPSMIASVSSNAANNTFCTGEEVIITIEGSLNSATLWTINNGSCDGPQAGTTSTNTISFTATKTTTYFISGFGGCVVQLDCTPITIIVDGVVANAGPDQRLPAGVNTTSLQANAAGSGTGTWHLVDPGDGNAMISDLHSPTTAFSGSPGQRYVLAWTIATPSCTNESSDEVAITFLEPTTLHLGEIVFTGYNADENDFSFALLTSVNAGTRISFTENGWLATGGFRPGENTFTFEFDRAYDCGSEFIVYDLPNLDIRDRQGVIAGQILSGSFLNLSTSGDQIFIYQGTVPSTGNETGFITAIQMNGAWDADATNSSESAKPAVFTDGLNALSITPQAQNAKYNCNINAGAPGELQATVNTVSNWEMGSDPFPLDGNNFCDFSCVDCILPVLESVDVPTIDPCPGVSITIAITGSLNGAAEWAVYTGECGSTLLGTTTANTIDIIPPASGLLFVGARGGCVSTPVCLSAGITLGGILADAGPDQKISNVTTTTLMANSAQGSGTWSFADPGDGLGVISDPNSPVSSFSGTAGQTYTLIWTLSASNACSSSSDEVQIAFFNPTTLTLGDLVFIAYSADTDDFAFTLLKDVDAGTTIRFTDRGWLANGGFREGEGTLVIELCRPYQCGDELDVFDLTQEVRDARGKIAGSVSGTPLDLSTSGDQIFAFQGIEPSATDQSSFIAAIHMNGEWDTGDIGAVESNLPAIFTNGVNAVAITPESDNAYFDCTGSGPMDPEATRTAVNNTANWIKDDAVSATLPLNCVLRCCDDYVMVSISGVEETPYCPGEVVKLTVNGELRGAADWVWYEGGCGQGVPIGSGTSINYTVTSAVTIFVRGENGCMNINENCLSVSIAIENIPPIALCKNLTIQAGTSFAPEEIDNGSSDDCDIASLSLSDTTFACTQLGENLVTLTVVDAAGLSSACSAIVTVEGPDEDCDLVADECDQCPGGDDKVDVDNNGVADCTEFSALENVLEAWKCGPNLDSVFICSIVNGDPTSAQTYCVPPEAVNDILTAGGYLGPCGNTPCGAITATVATRPNYRLSVFPNPTNHMLYVELELHQPMKGEISLYNTIGQVVSRQSIPAHTRHLTYQIPTKKLENGLFLLQIQLGDHTIIREKVLVNR from the coding sequence ATGAATTTTTCTACTTTAAAAAAAAGTACAACCTTACTATTTTGTTGTTTGTTTCAATTGGCACTCTCGGCCCAACAACCGGGTCTGGGGGACATTGCCATTACAGGCTACAATGCCGATGCCGACCCTAATAATGCAGCGATTACCGATGATTTCTCTTTTGTCCTACTCACTGCCACCTCTTCAGGAAGCGTCATTAGCTTTACCGACCAGGGCTGGCTGGCAAGCGGCGGATTCCGCACAGGTGAAGGTACCCTGGTCCTTACTTTTACTAGCGCCCACAGTTGTGGCAGCGAATTCAGGCTTTTTGAGGAAAATGGAGTCTGGAAGGCCACTAGTTTAACAGGAGGGGGCCATCCGACCCTTTCGGAAACCGGCGATTTCAGCCTATCCAGCTCAGGCGATCAAATCATCGTCTATGCCACTGCCCTTGCCCCTACCCAAGGCAACGATCCTAATTTTATAACCGCCTTACAATTTGCAGGCCCCTGGCAAGCAGATGCAACGGACAATGTAGAATCCGCTCAGCCCGCTATTTTCGCAGCTAATCCCGGCAACGATTTTGTCGTCGACCCACACCTTGATAATGGTAAATACAATTGTTTTATCAATGCAGGCGAACCAGCTGCTTTGCGTGCCACGATCTATACGCTAAGCAATTGGGGCTTCGACAATTCCAGCGCTAATCGTTTTGATTTAACTACGCCATGTAGCTTTACTTGCCAAGGTGTTTGTACACCGTCAATGATTGCTAGTGTAAGTAGCAATGCCGCCAACAATACCTTTTGCACCGGTGAAGAGGTCATCATCACGATTGAGGGTAGTTTGAATAGCGCTACACTCTGGACAATTAACAATGGAAGCTGTGATGGCCCACAAGCGGGAACGACAAGTACCAACACCATCAGCTTTACGGCTACCAAAACGACGACCTATTTCATCAGTGGGTTTGGTGGCTGTGTGGTTCAACTCGACTGTACCCCCATTACCATCATCGTTGATGGCGTGGTGGCGAACGCAGGACCAGATCAACGCCTTCCTGCGGGGGTAAACACCACCAGTTTACAAGCTAATGCAGCAGGAAGTGGAACAGGAACCTGGCACCTTGTTGACCCCGGCGACGGCAATGCCATGATTAGTGACCTGCATAGTCCAACCACCGCGTTTAGTGGTAGCCCTGGCCAACGGTATGTGTTGGCATGGACGATAGCGACACCCTCCTGCACAAACGAAAGCAGCGATGAGGTAGCCATCACTTTCCTGGAACCAACGACGCTACATTTAGGTGAGATCGTCTTTACGGGTTATAATGCCGATGAAAATGATTTTTCTTTTGCACTCTTAACGTCGGTCAATGCCGGTACCCGCATAAGTTTCACCGAAAATGGTTGGCTGGCCACTGGTGGATTCCGACCAGGAGAAAACACCTTTACCTTTGAATTTGACAGAGCTTATGATTGTGGCAGTGAATTTATCGTTTACGATCTGCCCAACCTGGACATTCGAGACCGACAAGGTGTCATTGCTGGCCAAATTCTTTCGGGTTCCTTCCTCAACCTTTCTACCAGCGGCGATCAAATTTTCATCTATCAAGGAACAGTTCCTAGCACCGGCAATGAAACAGGCTTTATCACAGCTATCCAAATGAATGGCGCCTGGGATGCAGATGCCACCAATAGCAGTGAATCGGCCAAACCTGCTGTGTTCACCGACGGTCTCAATGCTTTGTCCATCACGCCACAAGCCCAGAATGCCAAATACAATTGTAATATCAATGCCGGTGCTCCTGGCGAGCTGCAGGCTACGGTTAATACAGTTTCTAATTGGGAAATGGGAAGCGATCCATTTCCATTGGATGGAAATAATTTTTGTGATTTCAGTTGTGTGGATTGTATACTCCCTGTGTTGGAAAGTGTGGATGTACCTACTATCGATCCCTGTCCGGGGGTGTCCATTACCATCGCGATAACTGGCTCCCTAAATGGCGCAGCGGAATGGGCCGTTTATACAGGCGAATGTGGCAGCACCCTACTTGGCACCACGACGGCTAACACCATTGACATTATTCCGCCTGCCTCGGGCTTGTTGTTCGTCGGGGCCCGTGGCGGCTGCGTATCGACCCCGGTATGCCTTTCGGCTGGCATCACGCTTGGTGGGATTTTGGCCGATGCAGGCCCCGATCAGAAGATTAGCAATGTAACTACCACCACTTTGATGGCGAATAGTGCCCAAGGCAGTGGCACCTGGTCTTTTGCCGACCCCGGCGATGGCCTGGGTGTTATAAGCGATCCCAATAGCCCTGTTTCCAGTTTCAGCGGAACTGCCGGACAGACCTATACACTGATTTGGACCCTGTCAGCAAGCAATGCTTGTTCCTCCAGTAGCGATGAGGTCCAAATTGCCTTTTTTAACCCGACTACCCTTACTTTGGGTGATCTCGTTTTTATAGCATACAGCGCAGACACTGATGATTTTGCCTTTACTTTGCTAAAAGATGTGGATGCAGGAACCACCATTCGTTTTACTGATCGAGGTTGGTTAGCAAACGGTGGATTCAGGGAAGGTGAGGGCACCCTGGTGATTGAGCTCTGCCGCCCTTACCAATGTGGAGATGAGCTAGATGTTTTTGACCTTACCCAGGAAGTCAGGGATGCCCGTGGAAAAATAGCAGGCTCCGTCAGTGGAACGCCACTTGATTTATCCACCAGTGGCGATCAAATTTTTGCTTTTCAAGGAATAGAACCTAGTGCAACTGACCAAAGTTCCTTTATTGCAGCCATCCATATGAATGGCGAATGGGATACAGGAGATATTGGTGCGGTAGAATCCAACCTTCCAGCCATCTTTACCAATGGCGTTAATGCAGTTGCCATTACACCCGAAAGCGATAATGCCTATTTTGATTGCACCGGCAGCGGCCCCATGGACCCCGAAGCTACCCGAACAGCCGTGAACAATACGGCAAACTGGATAAAAGATGATGCTGTTTCGGCGACTTTGCCGCTGAACTGTGTGCTTCGCTGTTGCGATGATTATGTCATGGTTAGCATAAGTGGTGTAGAAGAAACGCCCTATTGCCCCGGTGAAGTGGTAAAACTAACGGTAAATGGCGAACTGAGAGGAGCTGCCGACTGGGTGTGGTATGAAGGGGGATGTGGACAAGGCGTACCGATTGGAAGTGGCACCTCCATTAATTATACCGTGACATCAGCTGTGACTATTTTTGTTAGGGGGGAAAATGGCTGTATGAATATCAATGAAAACTGCCTCTCCGTTTCCATTGCGATTGAGAATATCCCTCCCATCGCCTTATGCAAAAATTTGACTATTCAAGCAGGGACAAGCTTTGCACCTGAGGAGATTGACAATGGATCATCGGATGATTGTGATATCGCTTCCCTCTCCCTTTCTGATACGACATTTGCTTGCACTCAGTTAGGCGAAAACCTAGTCACCTTAACGGTTGTAGATGCGGCAGGCTTAAGCAGTGCTTGTTCTGCCATTGTCACTGTAGAAGGGCCCGATGAAGATTGTGACCTGGTGGCAGATGAATGTGACCAATGCCCCGGTGGCGACGACAAGGTAGATGTTGACAATAATGGCGTTGCGGATTGCACCGAATTCAGCGCACTTGAAAATGTGCTAGAAGCCTGGAAATGTGGCCCTAACCTAGATAGTGTTTTCATTTGCAGCATCGTGAATGGTGATCCAACTTCGGCCCAAACCTATTGTGTTCCACCAGAAGCAGTGAATGATATCCTGACGGCTGGTGGCTATCTAGGACCCTGTGGTAATACACCCTGTGGTGCCATTACCGCTACTGTTGCTACTCGGCCAAATTACCGGCTGTCTGTTTTCCCCAATCCGACCAATCACATGCTTTATGTGGAATTAGAATTGCATCAACCGATGAAGGGAGAGATTAGCCTTTATAATACCATCGGCCAGGTAGTAAGTCGTCAAAGTATACCTGCTCATACCCGCCACTTGACATACCAAATTCCTACGAAAAAGCTAGAGAATGGCTTGTTTTTATTGCAGATTCAACTGGGTGACCATACGATTATCAGGGAGAAAGTGTTGGTGAATCGCTAA
- a CDS encoding OmpA family protein yields the protein MRKTTLLTLLFLLACLSLLTAQNAKLKKAGYLMESLQYEAAIDIYQQIIEKEAQPEAITNLAIAYKKLNDYKQAIPWFEKAIQLEDVKPEIFYYYGQSLQYTGACDLAKSYFEQYLRLRPYDLRREVLMDPCKEHDRLVNLGASSDYEVVLLPINGPLDDLGPAFYQNGLVFGAIKEESTKRKSAFFDLYFAAQTAEDIFSFEAPSQFSSELNSKLNEAIVTFNSKETAVYITRNRQEPLDPRRNPVVRLEILSAQKQEDGIWSDLQPLPFNDISYSVAHPCLSSEGERLFFSSDRPGGFGGKDIYLSFWDGGQWGNPINLGPGINTEGDELFPFYHESGQLYFASDGHIGLGGQDIYVVNDLGNGQWSKVMNVGPPINTNADDFGMIIHSKGAYGFFNSNRDGGAGADDIYGFRKKMPERVQNYQFTIFDGISKAPLEGLSVWLDHTETLLEAAADGTYALAIKEGACFTLSIKAEGYQDKTWEECVRSVADNLSKSIIIGMQAIEKDLVEKEVEELMTFFDIAVLDNLTGLGVQAANVKIKGEGCDFEFEGHTDEKGWLRIAAPSICCSNLTIESENYFLHKSTNAFCDLQPGSVVHIPIQPFVRVSEAAIEPRNMASNPQDTLKIPFKISEGNSTDEKVSYLLNIYYDVGRTSVKKESVPELFRLLALLKDNPALIVEIGSHTDAQGQAQFNQKLSQRRADNIVQWLVGEGISRRKLVARGYGESKPVNDCVDGKECSEKEYQMNRRTEFRVIGRLD from the coding sequence ATGAGGAAAACAACATTATTAACACTACTATTCCTGCTTGCTTGTTTGTCGCTATTAACTGCTCAAAATGCAAAATTGAAAAAAGCAGGATACCTGATGGAATCCTTACAGTACGAAGCAGCAATTGATATTTACCAACAAATTATCGAAAAAGAAGCACAACCCGAGGCCATTACCAACCTTGCCATTGCGTATAAAAAGCTGAATGACTATAAGCAGGCCATCCCTTGGTTTGAAAAGGCCATTCAATTGGAAGATGTCAAACCCGAAATTTTCTATTATTATGGTCAGTCCTTGCAATATACGGGAGCCTGCGACTTAGCCAAATCTTATTTCGAACAGTATTTGAGGTTGCGACCCTATGATTTGCGGCGAGAGGTATTGATGGACCCCTGTAAAGAACACGACCGATTAGTGAATTTGGGTGCTTCCTCTGATTATGAAGTCGTGCTATTGCCTATCAATGGACCCTTGGATGACCTTGGCCCCGCCTTTTACCAGAACGGCTTGGTCTTTGGCGCCATAAAAGAAGAAAGTACCAAACGAAAGAGCGCTTTTTTTGATCTTTATTTTGCAGCCCAGACAGCTGAGGATATTTTTTCCTTTGAAGCGCCCTCCCAGTTCTCCTCCGAATTAAACTCCAAACTAAATGAAGCTATTGTAACTTTCAATTCGAAGGAAACAGCCGTGTATATCACCCGAAACAGGCAAGAGCCCTTAGACCCCCGGCGAAATCCGGTGGTGCGGCTAGAAATCCTTTCCGCTCAAAAACAGGAGGACGGGATCTGGTCGGATCTGCAACCCTTGCCTTTTAATGATATCAGCTATTCCGTGGCACATCCCTGCCTTTCTTCGGAAGGGGAGCGCTTGTTTTTTTCTTCAGATAGACCCGGTGGTTTTGGTGGGAAAGACATTTATCTTTCCTTTTGGGATGGCGGACAATGGGGCAATCCCATAAATCTGGGCCCCGGAATCAATACTGAAGGAGACGAATTGTTTCCCTTTTACCACGAATCGGGTCAATTGTATTTTGCCTCAGATGGCCATATTGGCCTTGGCGGCCAGGATATTTATGTGGTCAATGATTTAGGAAACGGGCAATGGTCAAAAGTGATGAATGTGGGACCTCCCATTAATACCAATGCAGATGATTTTGGTATGATTATTCATTCAAAGGGCGCGTATGGTTTTTTCAATTCTAATAGAGATGGCGGAGCAGGAGCCGATGATATTTATGGGTTTAGAAAAAAAATGCCAGAGCGCGTACAAAATTACCAATTTACCATTTTTGATGGCATTAGTAAAGCCCCTTTGGAAGGACTTTCCGTTTGGTTGGATCATACGGAGACCTTGCTTGAAGCAGCGGCTGATGGGACTTATGCGCTAGCCATCAAAGAGGGGGCCTGTTTTACCTTATCCATAAAGGCTGAAGGATATCAAGACAAAACATGGGAAGAATGTGTACGGTCAGTAGCTGATAACCTTAGCAAAAGTATTATTATTGGGATGCAGGCAATAGAAAAAGACTTGGTGGAAAAAGAAGTAGAGGAGTTGATGACTTTTTTTGATATAGCGGTATTGGATAACCTGACAGGTTTAGGGGTGCAAGCAGCAAATGTAAAAATTAAGGGTGAAGGTTGCGATTTTGAATTTGAGGGGCATACCGATGAAAAGGGCTGGCTACGCATTGCAGCACCCAGCATTTGTTGTAGTAATTTGACGATTGAATCCGAAAACTACTTTCTTCATAAATCAACAAATGCTTTTTGTGACTTACAACCAGGAAGCGTTGTACACATCCCCATTCAGCCATTTGTCAGGGTAAGCGAAGCCGCCATTGAGCCAAGAAACATGGCCAGCAACCCCCAGGATACCCTCAAAATTCCTTTCAAAATAAGCGAAGGCAATTCGACGGATGAAAAAGTATCTTACTTATTAAATATTTACTACGATGTCGGCCGAACCAGTGTAAAGAAAGAATCTGTCCCAGAATTGTTCCGATTATTAGCCCTTTTGAAAGACAATCCGGCCTTGATCGTTGAAATTGGTTCGCATACTGATGCGCAAGGCCAAGCACAATTCAACCAGAAATTGTCTCAACGCCGGGCCGACAACATTGTCCAATGGTTGGTAGGTGAAGGGATTTCCAGACGAAAATTGGTGGCCAGGGGATATGGGGAGTCAAAACCTGTCAATGACTGTGTCGACGGAAAAGAATGTTCAGAGAAGGAATACCAAATGAATCGGCGGACGGAATTTAGGGTAATTGGCCGATTGGATTAG